The following proteins are encoded in a genomic region of Cellulomonas sp. ES6:
- a CDS encoding M15 family metallopeptidase — translation MPSSPVTATSAGAAPPPPSPSPRAPARRRARHVPDPRRGPGVVLAVAGIALALLAGAAVGVRVLGRPPVLGTGPTTANGWPAIGEAHDRRLTPFAWVTGRVRAGDVDVVLIHVADRFNDEVEPIDRATSWGWAAAEQREDGDPLSNHASGTAVDFNATAHPEGESGTFTEAQVATVRDILAEFAPVVAWGGDFDRPDETHFEIVGTPQEVAAVAERLMAARP, via the coding sequence GTGCCCTCGTCCCCCGTCACCGCGACCTCCGCCGGTGCGGCACCGCCGCCGCCCTCACCCTCGCCGCGCGCGCCCGCCCGGCGCCGGGCACGCCACGTCCCCGACCCCCGGCGCGGGCCGGGCGTGGTGCTCGCGGTCGCCGGGATCGCGTTGGCGCTCCTGGCCGGTGCGGCCGTCGGCGTCCGGGTGCTCGGTCGCCCGCCGGTCCTCGGGACCGGCCCGACGACGGCCAACGGCTGGCCCGCGATCGGCGAGGCGCACGACCGCCGGCTGACGCCGTTCGCCTGGGTCACGGGACGCGTGCGCGCCGGCGACGTCGACGTCGTCCTCATCCACGTGGCGGACCGCTTCAACGACGAGGTGGAGCCGATCGACCGCGCGACCTCGTGGGGCTGGGCGGCCGCGGAGCAGCGCGAGGACGGCGACCCGCTGTCCAACCACGCCTCGGGCACGGCGGTCGACTTCAACGCGACGGCGCACCCGGAGGGCGAGTCCGGCACGTTCACCGAGGCCCAGGTCGCCACGGTGCGGGACATCCTCGCCGAGTTCGCGCCGGTGGTGGCGTGGGGTGGCGACTTCGACCGGCCCGACGAGACGCACTTCGAGATCGTCGGCACGCCG
- a CDS encoding SRPBCC family protein — MTRARRVLAGIGVVAGAAVVRHRALHWGATQVERAVDLPGDGLLVRSDLTATRAITVAAPPGRVWPWLVQLGWGRGGFYSYDALENLIGLGIHSAERVEPQWQGLAVGDAVHLAPQVGLEVRVLEPERALVLAGTAPQGGPAAVPYDFTWAFVLRPGPEAGTTRLVVRERYLCRTPAARPLVEVVSVLSTVMSERMLRGVRDRAERAA; from the coding sequence ATGACACGTGCGCGGCGGGTGCTGGCCGGGATCGGGGTCGTCGCGGGGGCCGCGGTCGTGCGGCACCGGGCGCTCCACTGGGGTGCGACGCAGGTCGAGCGCGCCGTGGACCTCCCGGGCGACGGCCTGCTCGTGCGGTCCGACCTCACCGCGACGCGGGCGATCACCGTCGCCGCGCCGCCCGGGCGCGTGTGGCCGTGGCTGGTGCAGCTCGGCTGGGGGCGTGGCGGCTTCTACTCCTACGACGCGCTCGAGAACCTCATCGGGCTCGGCATCCACTCGGCGGAGCGTGTGGAGCCGCAGTGGCAGGGCCTCGCCGTGGGCGACGCGGTGCACCTCGCGCCGCAGGTGGGGCTCGAGGTGCGCGTGCTCGAGCCCGAGCGCGCCCTGGTGCTCGCCGGCACCGCGCCGCAGGGCGGTCCCGCCGCGGTGCCCTACGACTTCACGTGGGCGTTCGTGCTCCGGCCCGGGCCCGAGGCCGGCACGACGCGCCTGGTCGTGCGCGAGCGGTACCTCTGCCGCACACCCGCGGCCCGGCCGCTGGTCGAGGTGGTGTCGGTGCTCAGCACCGTGATGTCCGAGCGGATGCTGCGGGGCGTCCGCGACCGCGCGGAGCGTGCCGCGTAG
- a CDS encoding DUF664 domain-containing protein, which translates to MDGIGVLTDGFGRIGGLVHGVLDGLGEQELTARLGPEANTIAWLVWHLARVEDAQVADLAGTEQVWHAQGFADRFALPFDRGATGYGQSPDEVAQVRADASLLGEYADATRAATDAYLATLEDADLARVVDERWDPPVTVGVRLVSVLGDVLEHAGQAAYVRGVVTGR; encoded by the coding sequence GTGGACGGGATCGGGGTGCTGACCGACGGGTTCGGCCGGATCGGCGGGCTGGTGCACGGCGTGCTGGACGGCCTGGGGGAGCAGGAGCTCACCGCCCGCCTCGGCCCGGAGGCCAACACGATCGCCTGGCTGGTGTGGCACCTGGCACGCGTGGAGGACGCCCAGGTCGCCGACCTCGCCGGGACCGAGCAGGTCTGGCACGCGCAGGGCTTCGCCGACCGGTTCGCGCTGCCGTTCGACCGCGGTGCCACCGGGTACGGGCAGTCGCCGGACGAGGTCGCGCAGGTGCGCGCGGACGCGTCGCTGCTGGGGGAGTACGCCGACGCGACGCGCGCCGCGACCGACGCCTACCTGGCGACCCTCGAGGACGCCGACCTCGCCCGCGTGGTCGACGAGCGCTGGGACCCGCCGGTGACGGTCGGCGTCCGGCTCGTCAGCGTCCTGGGGGACGTGCTCGAGCACGCCGGGCAGGCGGCGTACGTGCGCGGCGTCGTCACCGGGCGCTGA
- a CDS encoding uridine kinase — MRVEPVSPEVVVRRLTDRVDADLAGAAPGRRWRVVLDGAPPTLPGDLAEALVDPLRARGHAVVVVAAADFLRPAGVRLEQGRTDPDALLDDALDDAALVREVLHPLGPDGDGTYLPALRDAARDRSARARRTAAPAGSVLLLHGGLLLGRRLPADLTVHLAVRPATLARLTPPQDAWRLAAEERYRTEADPEGTADVVVRVDDPRRPGWVVER; from the coding sequence GTGCGCGTCGAGCCCGTCAGCCCCGAGGTCGTCGTCCGGCGCCTCACCGACCGCGTCGACGCCGACCTGGCGGGTGCGGCGCCCGGACGGCGGTGGCGGGTCGTCCTCGACGGCGCACCGCCCACCCTCCCGGGTGACCTGGCGGAGGCGCTGGTCGACCCGTTGCGGGCCCGCGGGCACGCGGTGGTCGTCGTGGCGGCGGCCGACTTCCTCCGTCCCGCCGGGGTCCGCCTCGAGCAGGGCCGCACGGACCCGGACGCGCTGCTCGACGACGCGCTCGACGACGCCGCGCTGGTCCGGGAGGTGCTGCACCCGCTCGGCCCGGACGGCGACGGGACCTACCTGCCCGCGCTGCGCGACGCCGCCCGCGACCGCTCGGCGCGCGCCCGGCGCACCGCGGCCCCCGCGGGATCGGTGCTGCTGCTGCACGGCGGCCTGCTGCTCGGGCGGCGGCTGCCGGCCGACCTGACCGTGCACCTCGCCGTCCGTCCCGCCACCCTGGCCCGGCTGACACCGCCGCAGGACGCGTGGCGCCTGGCCGCGGAGGAGCGGTACCGCACGGAGGCGGACCCGGAGGGCACCGCGGACGTGGTCGTGCGCGTCGACGACCCGAGGCGGCCCGGCTGGGTCGTCGAGCGCTGA
- a CDS encoding DUF1905 domain-containing protein produces the protein MTTEKLSFRTSIGVEIKGDVWSCVEIPGSAEFFGTGRTVRVDATVDDVVLDDVGAMVTGTGAHMISLSAKVRRALGKDVGDTVDVTVTKR, from the coding sequence GTGACCACGGAGAAGCTGAGCTTCCGGACGTCGATCGGCGTCGAGATCAAGGGGGACGTGTGGAGCTGCGTCGAGATCCCGGGATCCGCTGAGTTCTTCGGGACCGGCAGGACCGTCAGGGTCGACGCGACGGTCGACGACGTCGTCCTGGACGACGTCGGGGCCATGGTCACCGGGACGGGCGCGCACATGATCTCGCTCAGCGCGAAGGTCCGCCGGGCGCTCGGCAAGGACGTCGGTGACACCGTCGACGTGACCGTCACCAAGAGGTAG